The genomic stretch GGGTAGGTCTGAAGCTATTTTAGATGAAGTGTAAATTGTGCCCACTAAAGTATATAAATCCCAACAGCAAGTGAACACTCATCTTCTGATATTTTGTGTACATTCCCCCCGCTTCCCCTCACTACCTGGCCTCTCTTGCAAGGACCTTGTCATGTGCTTTTGCGTTTCTAGGGTCAGCCACATAGCAAGTgttcaataaatacatattaaatgcaggtcagaaaaaaagatgagaagTGAGGAAGTAGAGGGCTATTTCTGGTCCACATTGCCTGAAAAATCTAGAATCATTGTATGGTTAGCACTTCACTTTTAAGCCAGGTTCTTGTGGAACTCAGGCTggtcatccttctgcctccacctcttgagtgctggaattacaggtgtgtaccactagtGGCTTTATGTGGTTACCCTTTAAGGAAATGCATTTCCAGTGTATGCCTAACTACTGACGGGCCTGGAGGTGGGGTAAACAGAGACACAGATCAGGAGACATTGTGGGGAGGGAAGCTAGAACATAGTAAGCATCAAAACAAAAGCCATTCTATGAGCCAGTTGTCTCTGCTTGGCAGGCCTCCAGCTCCAAGTGGGCCAAGGCAGATGATAGGATAGAAGAAAGAGGTCAGTGCCTTATACCAGCCCAGGAAATGGCAAATGGAAACTGCTTAGGAGGCTTCACGTGATATCTTCCAGACATTTGGATATTTGAATGTTACACTAAAGAGACAGCCAAAAAACACATAATTCTTCCCTCAGATGCCCTTTTGTTTTGCTGTTCAGAAGCTGGTGATGAAGAAGCTACCAGGCTCTGCAAGGCAGCAGCACTAGGAGAGAGAATTCTAGGCTGtgccctcccaccctccacccaGCTTCGAGCAAAGCCTTACTTTATCCAAATGATCTGCGGTTTTGTCTCATGCTGACTCAAGCTTGCTAGAACCATGCTTGTATACACTTAAGGAAAAACTAGATGGAATCATTAGTAGCATATAAAACCAGGACAGCAAATGGAAGGTTCATTCCTCACAACTGGTTTGCAAGCAGAAATAGCTAAACACATTTGGGGCAGGTGCACTGGGAAACAGCTGCTTGTCAGGTTGGTATCATGCCATTGCTGCCCAAATCTGTAAGAATTAATGGCTGTGCTGATGGGCTACTAGAGTAAAGACAATTAGCCATGCCTGGGTCCTTGCCAGAATCCAGGGAAAACAACTGGTTAGGGAGTCATACCTTTTTATAAAACATTGCTTTCCACTGGGTCTCTCTTGCTGATCTTCCCCAAACCAGGCAGCTGCCTTCACATCTGAGTCCTTTGTATCTGAAGGAGTCAGGAAGCTTAGGATCCTGATCTCTTTTCTGAGGCAATGTTTACCAGACAGAGGACCAgccattgtggtgatatcttgcttgtacaaacaaagcctgtctgaagatcagaggatggagcttgccactaggtAACCATAGAGGTTAGTaggtctgcacagacagacaggaagtgagattgtttgacagaaacaggaagtgatgcggctgggtagagacaggaagtgagattaCTTGGCAGAGAGGGGATATAAgtggaaagaaacaggaaagaacttctgctttttttctgctgagaatctaatgaggtaaaggtggctttggcttgctcctccttctctctgatctctcagcattttcctctatatctgactctgggcttttattatttagacctaTTAAGAATTCCATTTACAACTTACAGCCTAGCATAAGGACTGACCTTCCACTACTGTGCTTTCTCAGCCTTGAGAGGTGGGTATACTCTCAAGTACCAGAATCCATTTGCCACTTTATTCCCAGTCTCTAATTGAGCAAGCCAAAGTCTGGACTTACCTGGCACTTTCATCTCGGATTCAGAGCTGGAGAACTTGCACTGAGATGGAGAAAATGATGTTTCTGTCAAGAGCCAACTCACAGCTACAGGCAAATCTTCCTTGCCCTATCATAGTACTGCCTGTCCCCTCCAGGTGTCCAGTAAGTGCCAAGATCACCAATCCCAGCAGAGAGCAAGCTGGTAGCTGAGCTGGATACTAGAAGGGTGATTCTCTATGTGGACTACTTCATGGTGAAGACAATGGAAAGAGCTGATAAATGAAGCCTGGACAAAATGAGTCAAGAAAGATCTATTCcatttaacatatatttattgAAATCTACTAGATGCAAGGCACTGTGCTAGATTTGGTAGGGGATTAGACATGAAGGGCCACCCCTGTCTTCTAAGAGCTCACAATCTAATGGTTTGGGGAAGGctgaaaaaaggggaggggaagccAAGTCCACAAACAGCTCTAGTACAAGGCTGATTATAGTGAGTGCCATAAAACAGACAAGACAATCAGACTGCGGAAGAACAAGAATGCCAAAAAAACTGAATATAAACTGGGCAGGACACAACTACTATTCTCAGAGATATGAAAGTAGCATTGAGGATCAAGTTAAAAAATACCATTTCTATTTCTGAAAGTACCCAAACCAAAGTAATGCAAACTACAGAATGTAAGTATACTAGGAATGGAGGTATCATCAATCCCCCAATCTAAGCCATTTGCTGGAAATAGCAAACACTTCCAAAATAGAGTAGAACAGGCTATAATGAGCTCATCTTATGAGACAAATGCTGTTCAGAAAAGGAACTACACTCATACAGAACATCATGGGCTAAACCCAGAGACTAAAAGGCATAGAGTTCCTCCCATCTTAGTGATCAGAGTAGAGTACCACATTTAAACAGGAGTTCATGTCAATCAACTGGGATTTAGGCAAGTAATGCTGGGTGGATAGAATGTAAGGAAAGCAAGCAACAGAAGTCTTCTCAGGAAGCAGCTCACTGTCAAATGCAATTGGCTCTTGGCAAATTTCAAAAAGTACAGACCCATTCAAGCTGGCTGAATGCAACGGGGAGGAAGTCTATACTGGGGACACATATACACTGATGTAGGCAGCTGCCAGTAATCCAGGAACATATAGCCAGGCCTCCCTTAGGGTGGGGCCCAAGTATCTCTGGGCATGTAGATCTCTACTATGGTTCTACTCACAGGGGCAACTCCTTGAAATATCTTGTGCCTCCCTCCATGGTCCAATACCTCTTTTGCATTTCATAGTCCTAAAAGGCCAAGTCCATCATCTCAAATCAGGTCTGACTGCTGGTTGCTGCCTTTGGGTTGGGTGTCTGGGGTTGGTTTAATTAATGTGGCCCAGAAATGGGGTGGCAAGTCATGTGACAAACAACAGGGCCACAGACCAGGAGTACAGGCAGATCAGATGTCATGCCACTTCAAGCACAAAAATCAAGCACAGAATGCCAACATCATGGGAGAAAGATGCCCACGCTGTGATGTGGTGGGGATTATTCTGTAAATTCAAGAGTGGGTATGATACAAATAATTGACGTAGTTAATCATAATAATCAGCAAATGGTAAACATTTGCTTAAAAAACTTCAGCAAGTATTAAAAACTCTGATAAAAGCCACAGAGGGTTCTTTCTTAATATGATGAAGGGATACATCTCTATAGAGAACGAGAATTCTATGTAAACTAGCTGCTTTTCATTCCCTTTCAAGAAGAATACATGTGGTTAGAAAGAAAACTGCAATGAGGTAGATACATGGATGCATAGACAAGTACACACTGCAAGAAGGTTGCTCACATTTGCACGGAACATAGCAGTATACCTAGAGGATCCAAGGAAATTCACTCCCACATTACCCAAGGCAAAGGATGCAACTATGGACCACATGTTAAAGCCACACACTAATTGCTTTTAGAGAGAGTGGGGATTTTACTGCCAATACCATTTACAAGCTGGTTAGATAATAGTCACGGAAAAGACTCTGGTTTTTAgtgttaattaaaaacaagattcatTTCAGAAAAAATTACAGAACTCAAACTAGAAAAGAGTGAAAGAGGGCAGCAAGGtatgtgaagagatgccatgtccCAGCTGGGCAGTGACCACTCTACTACCTTCTAAGTTAGTGCTAATCTTgactttaataatttcttttgtcAATGTTGACCaatgatgagcaaatgagcaAGAAATGGCATTCCTTCAAGGCAAAGGTGCCAGATTTGTCCCCTTGTAAATGTGAACATTCCTTACCCAACAATAGTTGTACAAAACTTGTCCCAACAACTTACAATGAAAAAAGTAATTAGAGAAAGAAGTGGGTTAAGACCAATTCACAAGAAACCACCAGAATTGAGCCCACAGAACAATAGAAGTTGCTGTGTAGCAACTGCTGTTGGCTTGTCTCCAGCCTGGAGAAGCCACACAGGGCTACTGTGGTGGCCAGGGGGCATTAGAGGCCCTTCTGGCTAAGATCATGGACATCATGTCAGACCTAGCTTCCCAGGTGGTGGCTGGGAGCCCTTCCAGCCTATGCCCCCTTGGAGTGCCCAACCTCCCTTAAGAGGCTGCCATAAGGGCACATTTTCTGGTCCTCCAACACCCCTCAGGGCACAACTGGGAACTCAGGCTACAGCCTTGGTGTGGGTATCTTCCTCACCTGCTTTTTCTCCTGAAGGGGGCTGCCTAAAGCAATGGCCCAACTGCAGGGTGATCAGTTTTGATTTCTGTGCTACATGGACTGTGAGAATGGCTTCTTCCCCTCTAATCTTGTTTTATAGCCCATCCTGGGCATGGCTATTCCAAGTCCCGGACCAGACCTGGTGCAACCAGCTTCTGTGGCGTGGCATGCAGCCTACTGGAGGAACAAAGCTCCATTTCTCTCCAGGCCCAAGTTGGCATCCCTCTTAGATGTGGCTGCAGAAAGTGATGCCAGAACAGATGggaaattttctcattttagttggccaaagcagaagccatgaaacTGATCTCTCATTCCAGAGTCACTTGGTGGGAGGAGGATGGAGGTCACATAACATCACCAGTCAGGCGAGTCTTTTGTGTCTGAGATGTGAAACTGCTCCTTAGTCACTGAATCCAAAATAGTCAAGGCTCCTGACAGCTTGAAGGATGGATGGCTGCTGCCAGATCATGTTAGAACCATTCTATTGGTCTAGGTGAAGCTGAGCCCTGTTGCTGGTGGCTGGGGCTATATTGATGAGCAGTCACAGACTGCTCTGAGCAGTGTGTGACAGACACATCTTTAGTGTGCCTCAGTGGCCAGGTTGTATAGTCAAGTACTGCCCACAGACATATACAGAGTCTGCATCTTAGATGAGGCATGGGCCTGCTTCTCTGGCCCACTGCCATCCAGCCTGCCCACCTTGTGTGTTCAATTTCTTGATGGGCAGGGgatttaacttttcttttctaagtaaatttttgaagaaaatgtcaCCCTATCTAAGTACTGAAGTAATAAAAGTCACAAGTTAACAGACAAAAAAGAATTCAAGGATACCTAAAAAATCCAAAGCCTgcacaacaaaaatttaaaagtactaaaaaaaaagggaaggcaataaaaactaaaaaataacatGACAATTGATACAGAAAGAACTGCTATATAAAGTCAATATATCCAAAGGTAACTTGATGACTAGTCAAAGGAGATGAACGGATAATTTGCATGCAACAAAACAGTAATAGTATTGAAGTCATTGTATGAAAGATGAGACCAGGATTCAGGAGGCATGAGGGGGTCCATCATTGTTTCTGGAACTAATGAGCTGTAGGATATCAGCAAGCGATCTTCACTGAGTTCTTGCAGGCAAGGCACACTCCTTGAGAACCTTAAGAGGTAGGGACTATAACTACTCCTCACTTCATAGATGCAAATGGAGAGGGTTGGAGAAGTACCATTTATGATCTCTGATATCAGGTGAAGAGCTTTCAAGAAGGAGGCATCATTTTACCCTCTCATTTGGAGGTCCTCTCTCACTTTATTTTGAATAAGATTATACCAAGTGAACACAAACTCCAACtaatgtttgtttttggtgtaCATAGGGGTCACTGAATTATACTGACTTAAAAAATGAGAGACAAAAAAGGTTTATCTCCAGCTCAGTACGTTTTACTAGGAGTGAGACCTAAGACTAATGCTTGAAATGTAAAAACAGGCGTTTTAAAAGGCCATTTGAAGTGGTTATGTTGCAGGTACAGTACTAATTTAAAAACCTAAAGTAATGGTTTTAATATTATATGAGTATATTCTTATGGCTTCGAGGAAACTTATGGTGAAAGCCTCACAAAGGGATTGCCACAGTGCTACTATAGATCAAACAGAGGTGAGTGATGAGTCAAACAGTTTCCCATGTTGGTGAAGTCAAAAATGCACAAATGGAGTATGGTGAAAGGAGTATTCTCTGAATTAATATATTATTCCATATAATGTGATTTATAATATGTATCTAtaactaaattaataaattaaatattatggCATTTGATCTACTTACAtctctaaaattttataaattcaagTAGGCCAAAATCTTGGGGCAATTTTCCTTTCTAGAAAGATTCATTATCATGGAACAGTGCTGTATTTCCTTCAGGGGTAAAACTTAGGAAGGACCTCCCAGCTCCCTACTAGGCCCCCTATGCAGACTTTTATTCTCATTCTAGATGTGAAGATTAAAATACCTTGACAGTACTTTCTGTGGGGAAAAGTAGCCAAGCTATGTTAAAGTGGTAGAAGTGACCCTTGATAGGTGTACTGGAAAACATGAACATTTATAaattgctggtggaagtacaaaTCATTCCAATCTCTCACACAATAAAATAGATAAGTGCTACAAAACTGTTCATCTCCTTTGACTGGGACAAAGCCTCTGCTGACCCCTGCTATAGGTCCCAGGGCAGTGTCTACTTTTGGTGGGAGGGCTGGTGCTTCTGGAGTGCTGAGTGCCTTTTGAACACACGACCACACTCACTGCACTCACAGTGCCTTGACCCACTGTGGATCTGCCTATGGCGACTCAGGCCTGAGCTCCTCCGGAAGGCCTTGCCACACTTGTCACACTCATAGGGTTTCAGTCCACTGTGGATGCGCCGGTGCTTGATGAGGTCAGAAGGCCCCCTGAATGCCTTGCTACACTCACCACATGCATAAGGCCTCTCACCACTATGAATTCGAGTATGCTCCAGCAGGCTGGAGCTCTGGCGGAAGGCCTTGCCACACTGGCTGCACTCATAGGGCTTCTCACCCGTGTGGATCCTCCGGTGCTTGGTGAGCTCTGAGCTCCTCCGGAACAGCTTGCCGCAGTGAGGACAGCCATAGGGTTTGGCGCCGCTGTGGATGCGCTGGTGCTCTGCCAGGCCGTTGACACCACGGAAGGACTTGCCGCAGTCTTCGCAGTCGAAGGGCAGGTGGCCTGTGTGCATCCTCTGGTGCTTGAGAAGTTCCTGGCGGTCCAGGAAATCCCTGCTGCACGCCTTGCACGCAAAGGGCTTTTCCGAAGTGTGAAGCTTCTGATGTCGAAAGAGGTGGGTGTTGGCTTTGAAGGACTGCCCACACTCCTCACAATCAAAGGGCTTCTCTCTGCTGTGCACCCTTAGGTGCTGACTAAGGCCTGCATTCTTCTTAAACCTTTTCCCGCACTCCTCACACTCAAAGGGCTTCGCCTCCCTCTCCATTTGCTCCCTCTTTTCCAAGGCATCTTCCAGAGCCCAACTGGGGCCAGGCTGGGACTGAGCAGCCACAGCTGCATGGCTCTTCCTGTGCTCATTAAATTCTGACACCCCCCTGAAGACCTTCCTGCAATCACCACATTCCCATCCCTTCTCACTGTGAACCCTCTGGTGCTGAACAAGTAGCACTTTAAGGCGGAAGGTGTCCCCACACTCTTTACATGCAAAATGGTGTTCTATGGGCATATTTTGTGggctccctccccttcccccagagTCCCCATTCTGTTTGACCTCAGTGTTGGGGTCATTGGCCCTCGGGGAGCTCGTGGATGCCATCTCTTCCAGCTGAGCTTCTTCACCCATCTTCTGGTGGGAGGTCACAGAGGGATTTTCTACAATAAGTGATAAAAGACAAATGAGACACAATAGTCTACAGAAGGCCCAGGAAAAAGGTTACTTTCCTTTGTTGATAACTCTTTCTCCTGAAACTGCTGAGTACCAGGAACCGCCTAGAAGTCATCAGATGAAAGCACcagagggaaggtgggagagtCCCAATTTTGGACATTGCTTATCAAAGAACTGTAAAGATGGCTTTGCTTTTAGCAAAGGGACAGTCACACCTCATAACCAGAGCTTCACCAGGACTCTCAACCCTAATCCTAGACCCCACAAGCTTAGCTGTTCTTCCCAAGTCTAACTTCAACCTAAACAGCTCAGTATCCTCCTCCAACCCCAAACTCAACCTCTCTCCCAAATTTCCTTATGCTTCTTCAT from Cricetulus griseus strain 17A/GY chromosome X, alternate assembly CriGri-PICRH-1.0, whole genome shotgun sequence encodes the following:
- the Znf275 gene encoding zinc finger protein 275; amino-acid sequence: MSHPCVSLFAPPAPQGLALPQHGAPGNQVLAVPLEMPEAKDLVSFDIVPWHLTELEWLRVSLSPEQQALTYSRAVTSNGVPVVSPALVSHLSQGQVLLVSDPSLSTDHSKHSENPSVTSHQKMGEEAQLEEMASTSSPRANDPNTEVKQNGDSGGRGGSPQNMPIEHHFACKECGDTFRLKVLLVQHQRVHSEKGWECGDCRKVFRGVSEFNEHRKSHAAVAAQSQPGPSWALEDALEKREQMEREAKPFECEECGKRFKKNAGLSQHLRVHSREKPFDCEECGQSFKANTHLFRHQKLHTSEKPFACKACSRDFLDRQELLKHQRMHTGHLPFDCEDCGKSFRGVNGLAEHQRIHSGAKPYGCPHCGKLFRRSSELTKHRRIHTGEKPYECSQCGKAFRQSSSLLEHTRIHSGERPYACGECSKAFRGPSDLIKHRRIHSGLKPYECDKCGKAFRRSSGLSRHRQIHSGSRHCECSECGRVFKRHSALQKHQPSHQK